A genomic window from Bacteroidota bacterium includes:
- a CDS encoding glyoxalase — MSQQPISIRPFIGSIDFDLSRNFYRDFGMQEVVLSDNMSLFTMGAVGFYLQKAYVKDWVDNTMVFLEVTDVQEFWETVNELGMQEKYPTVKILPIRSLDWGSEFFVHDPAGVLWHIGAFNKTV; from the coding sequence ATGTCACAACAACCCATTTCTATTCGTCCTTTTATTGGCAGCATCGACTTTGACCTGTCGCGGAACTTTTATCGTGATTTTGGGATGCAGGAGGTTGTGTTGTCAGATAATATGTCGTTGTTTACCATGGGTGCGGTTGGGTTTTATTTACAAAAGGCTTATGTAAAAGACTGGGTGGATAATACCATGGTATTTTTAGAAGTGACCGATGTGCAAGAATTTTGGGAAACGGTAAACGAACTGGGTATGCAGGAAAAATATCCTACGGTAAAAATACTTCCCATTCGCAGTTTAGATTGGGGCAGCGAGTTTTTTGTGCATGATCCTGCCGGTGTGTTATGGCATATTGGAGCGTTTAATAAAACGGTTTAA
- a CDS encoding acyl-CoA thioesterase — translation MFETQFPSQLQLRIDWSELDYFGHVNNVSFFKYIQAARVNYWDQIGITEQHLDTNIGPMLASCNCDFKLPLFYPGNCSIITGLAFIKTTSFGFHHKILNAKGQLAAEAKDVMVMYNFNKNEKVEITETLRNKFYVFENFETKK, via the coding sequence ATGTTTGAAACACAATTTCCATCACAATTACAATTGCGTATCGACTGGAGTGAGTTAGATTATTTCGGGCATGTAAATAATGTGAGTTTTTTTAAATACATACAAGCTGCAAGAGTAAATTATTGGGACCAAATCGGCATCACAGAGCAACATCTTGATACCAATATCGGCCCGATGCTGGCATCCTGCAACTGCGATTTTAAATTGCCTTTATTTTACCCCGGCAACTGCAGCATCATCACCGGTTTAGCCTTCATAAAAACCACCAGCTTCGGCTTTCACCACAAAATTCTCAACGCCAAGGGCCAACTCGCCGCCGAAGCAAAAGACGTAATGGTGATGTATAATTTTAATAAAAATGAAAAAGTGGAAATTACTGAAACGTTAAGAAACAAATTTTATGTTTTTGAAAATTTCGAAACAAAAAAATAA